In one Silene latifolia isolate original U9 population chromosome 10, ASM4854445v1, whole genome shotgun sequence genomic region, the following are encoded:
- the LOC141605411 gene encoding vacuolar protein sorting-associated protein 45 homolog isoform X1, with protein MVLVTAVRDYINNMLQQISGMKILILDSHTVSVVSVVYSQSDLLKKEVFLVEMIDSISMSKESLLHLKAVCFLRPTSENVQHLRRQLTSPRFGEYHLFFSNILKDSQIQMLADTDEHEIVQQVQELYADFVSVDCCHFSLNIPSNHLYMVPVGIKCRGVPALERSSLQHYYDLVVERISTVFLALKGRPFIRYQQTSDIAKLIAQSTAKFMCEQESGLFDFKRTDTLLLVLDRRGDPFTPLLNQWSYQAMVHELIGIEDNKVDLRNVGNFPKDQQEVVLSSEQDAFFKANMYENFGDIGINLKEMVDKFQQTANSNLSIQTIEELAGFVDNYPEFRRMHCNVSKHVTLVTEMSKIVEDRKLMLVSQTEQELACNEGKAAAFEALTNLINNDNVSDIDQLRSLMLYALRYEKEYPSGELIQLSHKLYSNTKKHKGGVMPLGYVHILVRQACVHDHTWDLFRSRDLTNIVHNMASGLKGVENVYTQHQPLLYKTMESISEGQLNDADYPVEGNHFQQGRPQDVVIFIVGGTTYAESRAVALFNSNNSGIHFILGGTTILNSERFLKDVEDAGGLMRASIHCGY; from the exons ATGGTGTTAGTCACTGCTGTTCGTGATTACATCAATAATATGCTCCAACAAATTTCCGGCATGAAAATCCTCATTCTCGATTCTCACACT GTTAGTGTTGTAAGTGTGGTCTATAGTCAGTCAGATCTACTAAAGAAGGAAGTGTTTCTGGTAGAGATGATAGACTCCATATCCATGTCAAAGGAATCCCTGTTGCATCTTAAAGCTGTTTGCTTTCTTAGACCTACGTCAGAAAATGTTCAACATTTGAGGCGTCAGCTTACTAGTCCAAGATTCGGGGAGTATCATCTTT TTTTTTCCAACATATTGAAGGATTCACAGATTCAGATGTTAGCAGATACAGATGAACACGAAATTGTGCAGCAAGTTCAG GAACTTTATGCTGACTTTGTTTCTGTTGACTGTTGCCATTTTAGTCTTAACATTCCTTCAAATCACCTTTATATGGTTCCGGTAGGGATTAAATGTCGAGGGGTGCCGGCCTTGGAACGTTCAAGTCTGCAGCACTACTATGATCTAGTTGTTGAGAGAATTTCAACAGTTTTTTTGGCACTTAAAGGACGGCCCTTTATCAGATACCAACAAACATCGGATATTGCAAAATTAATTGCACAGAGTACTGCG AAATTTATGTGTGAGCAAGAGAGTGGCCTTTTCGATTTTAAGAGGACAGATACATTGTTGCTCGTCTTGGACAGAAGGGGTGATCCATTTACTCCTTTGCTAAATCAGTGGTCGTATCAG GCAATGGTTCATGAATTGATAGGAATCGAAGATAACAAAGTTGATTTGAGGAATGTTGGAAATTTTCCCAAGGATCAGCAA GAGGTTGTGCTGTCTTCTGAGCAAGATGCTTTTTTCAAAGCGAACATGTATGAGAACTTCGGAGACATTGGAATAAATCTCAAAGAAATGGTGGATAAATTTCAGCAAACTGCAAACAGTAATCTAAGTATCCAAACAATTG AGGAGTTGGCCGGATTTGTTGATAACTACCCTGAGTTCAGAAGAATGCATTGTAATGTCTCAAAGCATGTGACATTGGTGACGGAAATGAGCAAGATAGTCGAGGACAGAAAGCTTATGTTAGTTTCACAAACCGAACAAGAGTTGGCTTGCAATGAGGGCAAGGCTGCAGCATTTGAG GCTCTGACAAATCTTATAAACAATGACAATGTGTCTGATATTGATCAATTAAGATCGCTTATGTTGTATGCTTTGCGCTATGAGAAGGAATATCCTTCAGGGGAATTAATACAACTCTCCCACAAGCTGTACTCAAATACGAAGAAGCACAAGGGTGGAGTAATGCCGCTAGGG TACGTGCATATTCTTGTGAGACAGGCATGTGTTCATGATCATACCTGGGATTTATTTCGAAGCCGAGATCTCACCAACATTGTTCATAACATGGCTAGTGGATTGAAG GGAGTTGAAAATGTGTATACCCAACACCAGCCTCTTCTATATAAGACTATGGAAAGCATTTCCGAGGGGCAGTTGAATGATGCTGATTACCCAGTCGAAGGGAATCATTTTCAGCAGGGCAG ACCACAAGATGTTGTCATTTTTATCGTTGGTGGGACAACGTATGCGGAATCACGTGCTGTTGCTCTGTTTAATTCCAATAACTCTGGGATTCATTTTATTCTAGGAGGCACGACGATTCTCAATTCTGAGAG GTTCTTGAAGGACGTGGAAGATGCTGGGGGACTAATGCGGGCAAGCATTCATTGTGGTTATTGA
- the LOC141605411 gene encoding vacuolar protein sorting-associated protein 45 homolog isoform X2: protein MLADTDEHEIVQQVQELYADFVSVDCCHFSLNIPSNHLYMVPVGIKCRGVPALERSSLQHYYDLVVERISTVFLALKGRPFIRYQQTSDIAKLIAQSTAKFMCEQESGLFDFKRTDTLLLVLDRRGDPFTPLLNQWSYQAMVHELIGIEDNKVDLRNVGNFPKDQQEVVLSSEQDAFFKANMYENFGDIGINLKEMVDKFQQTANSNLSIQTIEELAGFVDNYPEFRRMHCNVSKHVTLVTEMSKIVEDRKLMLVSQTEQELACNEGKAAAFEALTNLINNDNVSDIDQLRSLMLYALRYEKEYPSGELIQLSHKLYSNTKKHKGGVMPLGYVHILVRQACVHDHTWDLFRSRDLTNIVHNMASGLKGVENVYTQHQPLLYKTMESISEGQLNDADYPVEGNHFQQGRPQDVVIFIVGGTTYAESRAVALFNSNNSGIHFILGGTTILNSERFLKDVEDAGGLMRASIHCGY, encoded by the exons ATGTTAGCAGATACAGATGAACACGAAATTGTGCAGCAAGTTCAG GAACTTTATGCTGACTTTGTTTCTGTTGACTGTTGCCATTTTAGTCTTAACATTCCTTCAAATCACCTTTATATGGTTCCGGTAGGGATTAAATGTCGAGGGGTGCCGGCCTTGGAACGTTCAAGTCTGCAGCACTACTATGATCTAGTTGTTGAGAGAATTTCAACAGTTTTTTTGGCACTTAAAGGACGGCCCTTTATCAGATACCAACAAACATCGGATATTGCAAAATTAATTGCACAGAGTACTGCG AAATTTATGTGTGAGCAAGAGAGTGGCCTTTTCGATTTTAAGAGGACAGATACATTGTTGCTCGTCTTGGACAGAAGGGGTGATCCATTTACTCCTTTGCTAAATCAGTGGTCGTATCAG GCAATGGTTCATGAATTGATAGGAATCGAAGATAACAAAGTTGATTTGAGGAATGTTGGAAATTTTCCCAAGGATCAGCAA GAGGTTGTGCTGTCTTCTGAGCAAGATGCTTTTTTCAAAGCGAACATGTATGAGAACTTCGGAGACATTGGAATAAATCTCAAAGAAATGGTGGATAAATTTCAGCAAACTGCAAACAGTAATCTAAGTATCCAAACAATTG AGGAGTTGGCCGGATTTGTTGATAACTACCCTGAGTTCAGAAGAATGCATTGTAATGTCTCAAAGCATGTGACATTGGTGACGGAAATGAGCAAGATAGTCGAGGACAGAAAGCTTATGTTAGTTTCACAAACCGAACAAGAGTTGGCTTGCAATGAGGGCAAGGCTGCAGCATTTGAG GCTCTGACAAATCTTATAAACAATGACAATGTGTCTGATATTGATCAATTAAGATCGCTTATGTTGTATGCTTTGCGCTATGAGAAGGAATATCCTTCAGGGGAATTAATACAACTCTCCCACAAGCTGTACTCAAATACGAAGAAGCACAAGGGTGGAGTAATGCCGCTAGGG TACGTGCATATTCTTGTGAGACAGGCATGTGTTCATGATCATACCTGGGATTTATTTCGAAGCCGAGATCTCACCAACATTGTTCATAACATGGCTAGTGGATTGAAG GGAGTTGAAAATGTGTATACCCAACACCAGCCTCTTCTATATAAGACTATGGAAAGCATTTCCGAGGGGCAGTTGAATGATGCTGATTACCCAGTCGAAGGGAATCATTTTCAGCAGGGCAG ACCACAAGATGTTGTCATTTTTATCGTTGGTGGGACAACGTATGCGGAATCACGTGCTGTTGCTCTGTTTAATTCCAATAACTCTGGGATTCATTTTATTCTAGGAGGCACGACGATTCTCAATTCTGAGAG GTTCTTGAAGGACGTGGAAGATGCTGGGGGACTAATGCGGGCAAGCATTCATTGTGGTTATTGA
- the LOC141605412 gene encoding protein LAZ1 homolog 1, with product MEWRWAVYILYFALNVRESVSRPGQTWFLELGTGPTTLYSWSITSASIFVLTALVLSVYLIFEHLASYNQPEEQKFLIGLILMVPVYAIESFLSLLNSKAAFNCEVIRDCYEAFALYCFERYLIACLGGEVKTIEFMESQSIINSGSPLLEEAYSYGVVEHPFPLKYFIKEWYLGEDFYQAVKIGIVQYMIVKLICAFLAILLQACGVYGEGKFQWNYGYPYLAAVLNFSQTWALYCLVQFYAVTKDKLEPIKPLAKFLTFKSIVFLTWWQGVAVAFLFSIGAFRGSFAQELKTRIQDYIICIEMGVAAVVHLYTFPAVPYKRGERCVRNVAVMDDYAALGTPPDPEEVRDGARITKMRFSRLDDREKKMNFPQSVRDVVVGSGEIIADDMKYTMSHVVEPVERGFAKINRTFHEISENVKKLELHRSSKDDSLVPLNSYSKEFSDFRDNLLEGSVSDSGLSRGLRQNQKSKGSSSQFR from the exons ATGGAATGGAGGTGGGCTGTTTACATTCTGTATTTTGCTCTAAATGTGAGGGAGTCTGTTAGTAGACCAGGGCAAACATGGTTTCTCGAATTGGGTACTGGGCCTACAACACTCTACAGCTGGAGCATCACGAGTGCTAGTATATTTGTCCTTACAGCGCTTGTGCTGTCTGTTTATCTCATTTTTGAGCACTTGGCTTCTTACAATCAACCAGAG GAACAGAAATTTTTAATAGGGCTTATATTGATGGTTCCTGTGTATGCTATAGAATCG TTCTTATCGCTGTTGAATTCAAAAGCCGCATTCAACTGTGAAGTAATTCGAGACTGCTATGAAGCTTTTGCCTTGTACTGTTTTGAGAGATATTTGATTGCTTGCTTAG GTGGTGAAGTGAAGACAATTGAATTTATGGAAAGTCAGAGTATTATAAATTCTGGCTCACCCCTTCTGGAAGAAGCATATTCGTATGGTGTTGTGGAGCATCCATTTCCTCTTAAATACTTTATAAAAGAGTGGTATCTTGGTGAAGACTTCTATCAAGCTGTCAAAATTGGAATTGTTCAATAC ATGATAGTGAAGTTGATATGTGCATTTTTAGCGATACTCTTGCAAGCCTGTGGTGTTTACGGAGAAGGAAAATTCCAGTGGAATTATGG ATACCCCTATTTAGCAGCTGTTCTTAACTTCAGTCAAACTTGGGCTTTGTATTGTCTTGTTCAATTTTATGCAGTAACCAAAGATAAGCTTGAGCCTATCAAACCTTTGGCAAAATTTTTGACTTTTAAGTCCATAGTATTCTTGACATGGTGGCAAGGAGTGGCTGTTGCATTCCTTTTCTCTATAGGGGCCTTCAGAGGTTCATTTGCCCAGGAGCTGAAAACACGTATCCAAGACTATATAATCTGTATTGAG ATGGGTGTTGCTGCTGTGGTTCATCTATACACATTTCCGGCAGTACCTTACAAACGTGGAGAACGGTGTGTTAGAAATGTGGCCGTTATGGATGACTATGCTGCCCTGGGAACCCCTCCTGACCCAGAGGAGGTTAGAGATGGTGCTCGTATTACTAAGATGAGATTTTCTCGACTTGATGACAGAGAAAAGAAGATGAACTTTCCACAATCTGTTCGTGATGTGGTCGTCGGCAGTGGGGAAATT ATAGCAGATGACATGAAGTACACCATGTCCCATGTGGTTGAGCCCGTTGAAAGGGGATTTGCAAAAATAAACCGAACATTTCACGAGATATCTGAAAATGTCAAGAAACTGGAGCTGCATAGAAGTTCAAAAGATGACAGTCTTGTTCCACTAAATTCATATTCAAAGGAATTCTCAGATTTTCGTGACAATCTTCTCGAGGGGAGTGTTAGTGACAGTGGCTTATCCCGGGGTTTGAggcaaaatcaaaaatcaaaaggcTCGTCTTCCCAGTTTAGGTAA